From Micromonospora nigra, one genomic window encodes:
- a CDS encoding flavin reductase gives MTEHNPARPSWRCRACGRFWPCSAAKLLLLATYRDRRTALIDHLEGLQAQATEEMAGQNGNRPPDLTDRFTAWAQAG, from the coding sequence GTGACCGAGCACAACCCCGCCCGCCCGTCGTGGCGCTGCCGGGCGTGCGGGCGGTTCTGGCCCTGCTCCGCCGCGAAGCTGTTGTTGCTCGCCACGTACCGCGATCGGCGGACGGCGCTGATCGACCACCTGGAGGGGTTGCAGGCCCAGGCGACCGAGGAGATGGCGGGGCAGAACGGAAACAGGCCACCTGACCTGACAGACCGCTTCACCGCGTGGGCTCAGGCCGGTTGA
- a CDS encoding DUF4192 domain-containing protein has product MTPSDRPRLAVRSPADLIAAVPYLLGFHPADSVVVVALSGPRITFVARADLPRAADDPSPPARHLAEVVARQGVESATVIGYGAPTRVTPAVDAVRVAFAVTGLPVVDALRVTAGRWWSYLCAEPECCPPDGTPYDAQASAVPAAAVFAGQVALPDRAALAAQVAPASGTDTGGATARAELRLAELLGRARPLDRPVGPSDDRLLREAGVDALRVARRRQRDGGSLTDDEVAWLGLLLTYLPVRDHAWQRTDGRDADIALWTDVLRRADPELIAAPASLLAFAAWRAGQGALAAVALERALARHPTYSLALTVDDLLRRGVPPEVLDGWPAVELPGVVRRRRRRRGRTTR; this is encoded by the coding sequence ATGACTCCGTCCGACCGGCCCCGACTCGCCGTCCGCTCTCCCGCCGACCTGATCGCCGCCGTGCCCTACCTGCTCGGCTTCCACCCCGCCGACAGCGTCGTCGTCGTGGCCCTGAGCGGTCCCCGGATCACCTTCGTCGCCCGTGCGGACCTGCCGCGCGCCGCCGACGACCCGAGCCCGCCCGCCCGCCACCTCGCCGAGGTGGTGGCACGCCAGGGCGTCGAATCCGCCACGGTGATCGGATACGGGGCCCCGACCCGGGTCACGCCCGCCGTCGACGCGGTGCGGGTGGCGTTCGCCGTGACCGGGCTGCCGGTCGTCGACGCGCTGCGGGTCACCGCCGGCCGTTGGTGGTCCTACCTGTGCGCCGAGCCGGAGTGCTGCCCGCCCGACGGCACCCCGTACGACGCGCAGGCCAGCGCGGTGCCGGCGGCGGCGGTCTTCGCCGGCCAGGTGGCCCTGCCCGACCGCGCGGCCCTCGCGGCGCAGGTCGCCCCCGCCAGCGGCACCGACACGGGAGGGGCGACGGCCCGCGCCGAGCTGCGGCTGGCCGAGCTGCTGGGCCGAGCCCGCCCACTCGACCGTCCGGTTGGGCCGAGCGACGACCGGCTGCTCCGGGAGGCCGGCGTCGACGCGCTGCGGGTGGCCCGGCGGCGGCAACGCGACGGCGGCTCCCTCACCGACGACGAGGTGGCCTGGCTGGGCCTGCTCCTGACCTACCTGCCGGTTCGCGACCACGCCTGGCAACGCACCGACGGCCGGGACGCGGACATCGCCCTGTGGACCGACGTGCTGCGCCGGGCGGATCCGGAGCTGATCGCCGCGCCCGCCAGTCTCCTCGCCTTCGCCGCCTGGCGGGCCGGGCAGGGGGCGCTGGCAGCGGTGGCGTTGGAGCGGGCACTGGCCCGGCATCCCACGTACTCGCTGGCGCTGACCGTCGACGACCTGCTCCGCCGGGGCGTACCCCCCGAGGTGTTGGACGGCTGGCCGGCCGTGGAGCTGCCCGGCGTGGTACGCCGCCGCCGTCGTCGCCGGGGCCGAACGACCCGGTGA
- a CDS encoding fructosamine kinase family protein: MDLAYLRAHPEHLPTFLTHQRIRETPVSGGDICAASRLTLDDGNSVFAKTWPEGATGQVPEHFFASEAAGLRWLREAGTVPVPEVLVALPGLLALEWVEPGEPDAGVAERFGRDLAGMHRIGEADTTRTTTTATATATATATADATTTADAADGATFGAGWPGFIGALPADNTPDDGPWSRWFAQRRLLPYLRMSVENGALDAAARRLVEEVVDRVGEFGGDEPPARVHGDLWPGNLLWGADGRVWLVDPAAHAGHRETDLAQLALFGGAPHLDRIVAAYDEVWPLADGWRARVPVHQLHLLLVHTALFGGAYRDAVTRTARAALTGGGRATVVG; encoded by the coding sequence ATGGACCTGGCGTACCTGCGGGCGCACCCGGAGCACCTACCGACCTTCCTCACCCATCAGCGGATCCGGGAGACCCCGGTCTCCGGCGGTGACATCTGCGCCGCCTCCCGGCTGACCCTGGACGACGGCAACTCGGTGTTCGCCAAGACCTGGCCGGAGGGAGCCACCGGCCAGGTGCCCGAGCACTTCTTCGCCAGCGAGGCGGCAGGGCTGCGCTGGCTGCGGGAGGCCGGCACGGTGCCGGTGCCGGAGGTGCTGGTCGCGCTGCCCGGCCTGCTCGCCCTGGAGTGGGTCGAGCCGGGCGAGCCGGATGCCGGGGTCGCCGAGCGTTTCGGCCGGGACCTGGCCGGCATGCACCGGATCGGCGAAGCCGACACGACCAGGACCACGACCACGGCCACGGCCACGGCCACGGCCACGGCCACGGCTGACGCAACCACCACCGCCGACGCAGCCGACGGGGCGACGTTCGGGGCGGGGTGGCCCGGGTTCATCGGCGCGCTGCCGGCCGACAACACCCCGGACGACGGGCCGTGGTCGCGCTGGTTCGCGCAGCGCCGGCTGCTGCCGTACCTGCGGATGTCGGTCGAGAACGGCGCGCTGGACGCCGCCGCGCGGAGGCTCGTCGAGGAGGTCGTCGACCGGGTGGGGGAGTTCGGTGGCGACGAGCCGCCGGCCCGCGTCCACGGCGACCTGTGGCCGGGCAACCTGCTCTGGGGCGCCGACGGGCGGGTGTGGCTGGTGGACCCGGCCGCGCACGCCGGGCACCGGGAGACCGACCTGGCCCAGTTGGCCCTGTTCGGCGGTGCGCCCCACCTCGACCGGATCGTCGCGGCCTACGACGAGGTGTGGCCGTTGGCCGACGGGTGGCGGGCCAGGGTGCCGGTGCACCAGTTGCACCTGCTGCTCGTGCACACCGCCCTGTTCGGCGGGGCGTACCGTGATGCGGTCACCCGGACGGCCCGGGCCGCCCTGACCGGCGGCGGGCGCGCTACCGTCGTCGGGTGA
- the moaA gene encoding GTP 3',8-cyclase MoaA — translation MSVAPPTDGVLVDRYGRVARDLRVSLTDKCNLRCTYCMPAEGLPWLAGPQLLGDDEIVRLVGVAVRQLGVTEVRFTGGEPLVRPGLVGIVAAVAALTPRPRISLTTNGIGLGRLAPTLRAAGLDRVNVSLDTVDRERFIRLTRRDRLADVLAGLAGAASAGLTPVKVNSVLMRGVNDDEAPALLRFALTHGYELRFIEQMPLDAQHGWDRSAMVTADEILASLASAFTLTADPAERGSAPAETWLVDGGPARVGVIASVTRPFCGDCDRTRLTADGQIRNCLFATEESDLRGALRSGVDDDELARRWRAAMWGKQAGHGIDDRTFLQPTRPMSAIGG, via the coding sequence GTGAGCGTCGCCCCTCCGACCGACGGCGTCCTCGTCGACCGGTACGGCCGCGTCGCCCGGGACCTCCGGGTCTCCCTGACCGACAAGTGCAACCTGCGCTGCACGTACTGCATGCCGGCCGAGGGGCTGCCCTGGCTGGCCGGCCCGCAGCTGCTCGGCGACGACGAGATCGTCCGGCTCGTCGGGGTGGCGGTGCGGCAGCTCGGGGTGACGGAGGTGCGGTTCACCGGCGGGGAGCCGCTGGTCCGGCCCGGCCTGGTCGGCATCGTCGCCGCTGTGGCGGCTCTCACACCCCGCCCCCGCATCTCACTGACCACCAACGGCATCGGGCTCGGCCGGCTCGCCCCGACGTTGCGCGCGGCCGGTCTGGACCGCGTGAACGTGTCCCTGGACACCGTCGACCGGGAGCGGTTCATCCGGCTGACCCGCCGGGACCGACTCGCCGACGTGCTGGCGGGCCTGGCCGGTGCCGCATCCGCCGGGCTGACCCCCGTCAAGGTCAACTCGGTGCTGATGCGAGGTGTCAACGACGACGAGGCACCGGCGCTGCTGCGCTTCGCCCTGACCCACGGCTACGAACTGCGGTTCATCGAGCAGATGCCGCTGGACGCCCAACACGGCTGGGACCGCTCCGCGATGGTCACGGCCGACGAGATCCTGGCCTCCCTGGCGAGCGCCTTCACGCTGACCGCCGACCCGGCGGAACGGGGTTCGGCGCCAGCGGAGACGTGGCTGGTCGACGGCGGCCCCGCCCGGGTGGGGGTGATCGCCAGCGTCACCCGCCCGTTCTGCGGCGACTGCGACCGGACCCGGCTGACCGCCGACGGCCAGATCCGCAACTGCCTGTTCGCCACCGAGGAGTCCGACCTGCGCGGCGCGTTGCGCTCCGGGGTCGACGACGACGAACTGGCCCGGCGGTGGCGCGCCGCCATGTGGGGCAAACAGGCCGGGCACGGCATCGACGACCGGACCTTCCTGCAACCGACCCGGCCGATGTCGGCCATCGGAGGGTGA
- a CDS encoding MoaD/ThiS family protein translates to MPTSPDRAGPVPVETSAVITVRYFAGARAAAGRAEETASAGRSLDELLAELADRHGRRLADVLAVASFLVDGVTCHDRRAPLPAGATIDVLPPFAGG, encoded by the coding sequence ATGCCGACCTCACCTGACCGGGCCGGCCCGGTTCCGGTCGAGACCAGCGCCGTGATCACGGTCCGCTACTTCGCCGGGGCACGCGCCGCCGCCGGTCGCGCCGAGGAGACCGCATCCGCGGGCCGGTCGCTCGACGAACTTCTGGCAGAGCTCGCGGATCGGCACGGCAGGCGGCTCGCCGACGTGCTGGCGGTGGCGAGTTTCCTGGTGGACGGCGTGACCTGTCATGATCGCCGGGCACCGTTGCCGGCCGGAGCCACGATCGACGTCCTGCCGCCCTTCGCGGGCGGCTGA